The genomic segment TATGTTAAGATCTCTATTTAATAATTCTGGAACATCTGAATAAAGATCATCTATAGCATTTACTCCTATGGTTTTTAGCATTTTATTTATATCTTCATCTGTATGTGGAAGATAAGGATACATTGCCAATTTTTTCACCCCTATTTTTATTTTTTTCCGCCTTTTGATGTCCCTTTATAAAAAGGCGTTTTTATTATTTTTGCTTCTAATAATTTATTTTTTGCTTTTATAAAAATTTCATTTCCTATTTTTGATTTATCTTTATCTATATATATCAAAGCAAGATTTTTATTTAATGTTGGAGATTTAGCTCCACTTGTTACATAACCTATTTTATTATCAGCAGCATCATAAACTTCATAATCATGTCTAACTGGCATTTTAGAATTAATTTCAATTCCTCTTAAAACTTTTTTTAATCCATTTTTTTGCTGTTCTAAAATTTTTTCTGAACCTATAAAGTTTTTTCCAAGATTTAACGTCCATTTTAATCCCGCTTCTAACGGTGTAATTTCATCATTCATTTCATTACCATATAATAAAAGTTTAGGTTCAAATCTTAAAGTATCTCTTGCTCCTAAACCTGATGGACTTCCTCCTACTTCTTCTACAAGTTTCAAAAGTTTTTTCCATATTTCAACACTTATTTCATTTTTACAATATATTTCAAATCCATCTTCCCCTGTATAACCTGTTCTTGATAATATTATTTCAAAGTTGTCATATTTTAATGTTCTAAATTTATAAAATTCTATTTCATTTAAATCATATGTAAATATTTTTTGTAATTGTTTTTCTGCTAAAGGTCCTTGAATGGCAATTTGAGATATTTCATCTGATATGTTTTTTATATTGATATTGTAATTTTTTGATTGTTCTCTTATCCAATTAAAGTCTTTTTCAATATTAGAAGCATTTACTACAAGTAAAAAATTCTCTTCATCATATTTATAAGCAAGAAGATCATCTACTATACCTCCTTCATGATTACACATAGGAGTATATAATATGTCATAAGGTTTCATATCTTCTATTCTATTTGGTAATAAATATTCTATAAATTTTTGTGCATCTTTTCCTTTTATTTCTATTTCTCCCATATGGGATACATCAAAAATTCCAACTTTCTCTCTAACTTTATTATGTTCTTCAATTATAGATGTATACCATACAGGCATTTCCCAACCACCAAACTCTATCATCTTTGCATTCAATTTTAGATGTTCTTCATACAAAGGTGTTTTCTTTAATTCTCCCATGTTGTATCCTCCCCTTTTATAATATTTATTATTTCTTTGGATTCTTTATAATTACTATCTTCTACATATATTGAGTAATAAGTACCAACTCCCATATATTCCATTCCTATACCAGTAGAAGACTTTATTATAATTTTTATATTTTTTTCTTCAAAATAAGCTTTTATTAATTGCAATTCTGTGTAATTTAACATTTCTATAACTTTTTTTATTTAAATCACCTCCAATTAATTATATCACGAGATATGAAATTTTTTTCAATGAAGATTTTCACAATACAACTTAATTAAAACTAATTATACTTTATTAATAATGAAATTATACTTTACTTTTAAAAATTTGATTATGATTAGTTATGTCATTCTTTTATTTATTGTTAATATAATTTTTGTATAATATATAGGATTTAATTCAAATTAAATAATCTAAAAATTTGCAATAAATAAGGAGGGTAGACGTTATAGTCAAATAAAAAATATTTTAATTTTGATTTTATATTATTTTTTATTTTACATAGCGGTTTAGTAATGAATATAATAAAACATATCAGTAATGAATTAAAAGTTTCTGAAAAAGGTGTAAATAATACTATAAACCTTTTAGAAGATGGTAATACAGTTCCTTTTATAAGTCGTTACAGAAAAGAATTAACTGGAAATTTTAATGAAGAAATAATAAGAAAAATTGATGAA from the Oceanotoga teriensis genome contains:
- the gcvT gene encoding glycine cleavage system aminomethyltransferase GcvT → MGELKKTPLYEEHLKLNAKMIEFGGWEMPVWYTSIIEEHNKVREKVGIFDVSHMGEIEIKGKDAQKFIEYLLPNRIEDMKPYDILYTPMCNHEGGIVDDLLAYKYDEENFLLVVNASNIEKDFNWIREQSKNYNINIKNISDEISQIAIQGPLAEKQLQKIFTYDLNEIEFYKFRTLKYDNFEIILSRTGYTGEDGFEIYCKNEISVEIWKKLLKLVEEVGGSPSGLGARDTLRFEPKLLLYGNEMNDEITPLEAGLKWTLNLGKNFIGSEKILEQQKNGLKKVLRGIEINSKMPVRHDYEVYDAADNKIGYVTSGAKSPTLNKNLALIYIDKDKSKIGNEIFIKAKNKLLEAKIIKTPFYKGTSKGGKK